One genomic window of Silurus meridionalis isolate SWU-2019-XX chromosome 22, ASM1480568v1, whole genome shotgun sequence includes the following:
- the adgrl1a gene encoding adhesion G protein-coupled receptor L1 isoform X1, with translation MAVAVWLLCTCAVTLSNIAPSAQALSRSMMPFGLMRRELACEGYPIELRCPGSDVIMIETANYGRTDDKICDADPFQMENVQCYLPDAFKIMSQRCNNRTQCVVVAGSDVFPDPCPGTYKYLEIQYECVPYKVDQKVFVCPGTLLRIQAASSQQEAGHQSGAWCKDPLQSGDRLYVMPWTPYRTDNLYEYASWDDFTQNRLTTTYKLPNRVDGTGFVVYDGAVFYNKERTRNIVKYDLRTRIKSGEAIIANANYHDTSPYRWGGKSDIDLAVDENGLWVIYATESNNGRLVVSQVNPYTLRFEGTWETSFDKRLASNAFMACGVLYAVRSVYQDDDSEAGGDLVLYAYNTNRNQEEPVHIIFPNPYQYISSIDYNPRDNQLYVWNNYNVLRYPLEFGPPDPTAGPQVTTQTSSTTPSRSFSSTSTPSTMRPLPATFHPIGAINKAPELRPITATVPVTRRPPRPRPRPPQEPELQEGCDPSVARGVQWPSAQRGETVERPCPKGSLGIASFQCQSSPVQWNPRGPDLSNCTSPWVNQVAQKIKSGENAANIASELVNHTRSRIHAGDVSSSVRLIEQLLDILDAQLQPLRPGNKESATRNYNKLQKRERTCRAYIQAVVQTVDNLLRVEALDAWRDMNSSEQAHTATMLLDVMEKGAFLLANNMYDTRFSDHAPNVDLEVHILNTDMDPQDLAFPQRSSGESSILLPASTVKQYSRNGQVKVVFLLYKNLGAFLSTENATVKMEVESGPGTGPWRRSLAVNTHVIAASINKESSRVFLTVPVVFTLKHLQLENHFSPNCSFWNYSERSMTGQWSSQGCKMLATNSTHTTCSCSHLTNFAVLMVQHEPSYQDQMHEVLLVVITWVGIVISLVCLAICISTFCFLRGLQTDRNTIHKNLCINLFIAELLFLIGINKTQYQIACPIFAGLLHFFFLAAFSWMCLEGVQLYLMLVEVFESEYSRKKYYYLCGYCFPALVVGISAAIDYRSYGTRKACWLRVDNYFVWSFIGPVSFIIMLNLVFLMVTLHKMVRNSSALKPDSSRLDNIKSSALGAVTLLFLLGLTWAFGLLFINEKTVIMAYLFTTFNAFQGMFIFIFHCALQKKVHKEYSKCLRHSYCCGRSSNSSAHGSLKNSALRTNNRYYTSSQARHAAAHRQSRIRRMWNDTVRKQTESSFMAGDINSTPTLNRAPMGNHLLANPVLQTRTGSSPYNTLLTESFTPPSPGVFNSTVGTFRDPKSTLARNRDHGGMETLPLNGNFNNSYSLRAGVAGPGGQGGSCDFLSGGSDESPPPLLNQRGAETLGGIRRNLSDAAAFEKMIISELVHNNLRQGGGERIGGTLARGRTTGVVVGTGAGAGSSAGAGVDRPTAAEQETEDDGQRHRTPQDVELLYKALEEPLLLQRAQSVLYQSDAEESESYMNDSNESHGHSAAATAADTGPDSPARDSLYTSITNLRDSSYPDSSPDELYYSSGRPALGSAMHTFYPTPPTRPVADAQTHGHTHNPPEPPHTEGDGQMQLVTSL, from the exons TTTTTGTATGTCCAGGGACTCTGTTAAGGATTCAGGCAGCGAGTTCCCAGCAGGAGGCGGGGCATCAGTCAGGGGCGTGGTGTAAGGACCCGTTGCAGTCAGGTGACCGGCTGTATGTCATGCCCTGGACTCCGTACCGGACAGACAACCTGTACGAATACGCATCATGGGACGACTTTACGCAGAACCGCCTCACCACCACctataa gctgCCTAATCGGGTGGATGGTACAGGCTTCGTGGTGTACGATGGTGCCGTCTTTTACAACAAGGAGCGAACGCGGAACATCGTCAAGTACGACCTGCGCACACGCATCAAAAGCGGCGAGGCCATTATCGCCAACGCCAACTACCACGACACCTCGCCATACCGCTGGGGCGGGAAATCCGACATCGACCTGGCTGTGGATGAGAATGGCCTGTGGGTCATCTATGCCACTGAGAGCAACAACGGACGCCTGGTGGTCAGTCAG GTGAACCCATACACGCTGCGCTTCGAGGGCACATGGGAGACAAGTTTCGACAAGCGTCTGGCGTCCAACGCCTTTATGGCTTGTGGCGTTCTGTACGCCGTGAGGTCCGTGTACCAGGACGACGACAGTGAGGCAGGCGGGGATCTGGTGCTGTACGCCTACAACACCAACCGCAACCAGGAGGAGCCTGTGCACATCATCTTCCCCAATCCGTACCAGTACATCTCCTCCATCGACTACAACCCCCGCGACAACCAGCTCTACGTCTGGAACAACTACAATGTGCTGCGCTACCCGCTCGAGTTCGGACCTCCCGACCCCACCGCAG GACCGCAAGTCACCACTCAGACATCCAGCACCACGCCATCCCGGTCCTTTTCGTCCACATCCACCCCGTCCACCATGCGCCCGCTCCCTGCCACCTTTCACCCCATCGGCGCCATAAACAAAGCCCCGGAACTGCGCCCCATCACCGCTACGGTGCCCGTGACCCGCCGGCCCCCACGCCCACGTCCACGCCCACCTCAGGAGCCCGAGCTGCAGGAGGGGTGTGACCCGAGCGTAGCACGAGGCGTCCAGTGGCCCAGCGCACAGAGGGGTGAGACGGTCGAACGGCCCTGCCCTAAAGGATCGCTGG GCATTGCATCATTCCAGTGCCAGTCCTCCCCGGTCCAATGGAACCCACGAGGTCCTGACCTCAGTAACTGCACCTCTCCTTGGGTCAACCAGGTCGCTCAGAAG atcaagAGCGGTGAGAATGCGGCAAACATCGCCAGTGAGTTAGTAAACCACACACGGAGCCGGATCCATGCCGGAGACGTCAGCTCGTCTGTTCGTCTCATCGAGCAGCTGCTGGACATCCTGGATGCTCAGCTTCAACCTCTGAGACCCGGAAACAAGGAATCAGCCACCCGCAACTACAACAag ctacagaagagagagaggaccTGCCGAGCATATATACAG gctgtgGTACAGACAGTAGATAATCTGCTGCGTGTGGAAGCTCTAGACGCTTGGAGAGATATGAACAGCAGCGAGCAGGCTCACACTGCCACCATGCTGCTGGACGTGATGGAGAAAGGAGCCTTCCTGCTCGCCAACAACATGTACGACACACGCTTTAGTGACCACGCCCCCAACGTTG atctggAGGTTCACATACTGAACACAGACATGGATCCTCAGGATCTGGCGTTCCCTCAGAGGAGCTCCGGGGAGAGCAGCATCCTTCTACCGGCCTCCACTGTCAAACAGTACAGCCGCAACG GTCAGGTGAAGGTCGTCTTTTTGCTTTATAAGAATCTGGGAGCGTTCCTCTCCACCGAGAACGCCACAGTGAAGATGGAGGTGGAGTCAGGACCAGGGACAGGGCCTTGGAGGCGGAGCTTAGCCGTCAACACACATGTCATTGCCGCGTCAATCAACAAGGAGTCGAGCCGAGTGTTTCTAACCGTGCCTGTGGTGTTCACCTTGAAACACCTGcag ctggagAACCACTTCAGCCCGAACTGTTCTTTCTGGAACTACTCGGAGCGCTCGATGACGGGTCAGTGGTCGTCTCAGGGCTGTAAGATGTTGGCCACCAAcagcacacacaccacctgctcCTGCTCTCATCTCACCAACTTCGCTGTGCTTATGGTGCAGCACGAGCCCAGt taCCAGGATCAGATGCATGAGGTGCTGCTGGTTGTGATCACATGGGTGGGGATCGTCATCTCGTTGGTGTGCCTGGCCATTTGcatctccaccttctgcttccTGAGAGGCCTGCAGACAGACCGCAACACCATCCACAAGAACCTGTGCATCAACCTCTTCATCGCCGAGCTTCTCTTCCTCATCGGCATCAACAAAACGCAGTACCAG ATCGCGTGTCCCATCTTCGCCGGCCTGCTGCACTTCTTCTTCCTGGCTGCGTTCTCGTGGATGTGCCTGGAAGGTGTGCAGCTCTACCTGATGTTGGTGGAGGTTTTTGAGAGCGAGTATTCCCGGAAGAAGTACTACTACCTGTGTGGTTACTGCTTCCCCGCGCTGGTGGTCGGAATCTCGGCGGCCATCGACTACCGCAGCTACGGGACCAGGAAGGC gtgctggCTGCGGGTTGATAACTACTTCGTGTGGAGCTTCATCGGCCCCGTGTCCTTCATCATCATG CTGAACTTGGTGTTCCTGATGGTCACGCTTCACAAGATGGTTCGCAACTCATCGGCCCTCAAACCCGACTCCAGCCGTCTGGACAACATCAA GTCCTCGGCTCTCGGTGCTGTCACTCTGCTCTTCCTCCTGGGCCTCACCTGGGCTTTTGGGCTCCTCTTCATCAACGAGAAGACGGTCATCATGGCGTACCTGTTCACCACCTTCAACGCCTTCCAGGGCatgttcatcttcatcttccacTGCGCCCTGcagaaaaag gtccaTAAGGAGTACAGTAAGTGTTTGCGCCACTCTTACTGCTGCGGGCGCTCGTCCAACTCCAGCGCTCACGGCTCGCTGAAAAACTCAGCGCTTCGCACCAACAACCGCTATTACACCAGCAGCCAGGCCCGCCACGCTGCAGCACACCGACag agCCGAATCCGTCGCATGTGGAATGACACGGTAAGGAAGCAGACCGAGTCGTCCTTCATGGCAGGAGACATTAATAGCACTCCTACCCTCAACCGAG CCCCCATGGGTAATCACCTGCTGGCGAACCCGGTGTTGCAGACTCGCACAGGTTCCTCTCCCTACAACACCCTGCTGACTGAGAGCttcacacctccatcacctgGAGTCTTTAACTCCACTG TTGGAACCTTCCGTGATCCAA AGAGCACTCTGGCTAGGAATCGGGACCATGGTGGAATGGAGACACTGCCACTGAATGGCAATTTCAACAACAGCTACTCGCTGCGTGCCGGAGTTGCTGGACCAGGGGGGCAAGGCGGTAGCTGCGACTTCCTCAGCGGTGGATCAGATGAGAGTCCGCCTCCTTTGCTGAATCAACGTGGTGCAGAGACACTGGGAGGGATCCGGCGCAACCTGTCAGATGCGGCCGCCTTCGAGAAGATGATCATTTCCGAGCTGGTGCACAACAACCTGCGACAAGGAGGCGGCGAGAGAATCGGTGGTACCCTAGCGCGAGGGCGAACGACTGGAGTGGTTGTTGGGACAGGAGCTGGGGCAGGGTCGAGTGCGGGAGCAGGAGTTGATCGGCCGACTGCTGCCGAACAGGAAACCGAGGATGATGGCCAGCGACACCGAACACCGCAGGACGTGGAGCTGTTATACAAGGCTCTGGAGGAGCCTTTGCTTTTGCAGCGTGCCCAGTCAGTTCTCTATCAGAGTGATGCAGAGGAGAGTGAAAGCTACATGAACGACTCGAACGAGAGCCATGGACATAGTGCAGCTGCCACGGCTGCCGACACAGGTCCGGACTCCCCCGCCCGGGACTCTCTGTACACCAGCATTACCAACCTGCGAGACTCATCGTACCCAGACAGCAGCCCTGATGAGCTCTACTACAGCTCGGGCAGACCCGCACTAGGCAGTGCCATGCACACCTTCTACCCAACGCCCCCGACAAGGCCTGTAGCCGATGCCCAAACCCACGGCCACACCCACAATCCCCCGGAGCCACCACACACCGAGGGGGACGGACAGATGCAGCTGGTCACCAGTCTGTGA
- the adgrl1a gene encoding adhesion G protein-coupled receptor L1 isoform X4 has product MAVAVWLLCTCAVTLSNIAPSAQALSRSMMPFGLMRRELACEGYPIELRCPGSDVIMIETANYGRTDDKICDADPFQMENVQCYLPDAFKIMSQRCNNRTQCVVVAGSDVFPDPCPGTYKYLEIQYECVPYKVDQKVFVCPGTLLRIQAASSQQEAGHQSGAWCKDPLQSGDRLYVMPWTPYRTDNLYEYASWDDFTQNRLTTTYKLPNRVDGTGFVVYDGAVFYNKERTRNIVKYDLRTRIKSGEAIIANANYHDTSPYRWGGKSDIDLAVDENGLWVIYATESNNGRLVVSQVNPYTLRFEGTWETSFDKRLASNAFMACGVLYAVRSVYQDDDSEAGGDLVLYAYNTNRNQEEPVHIIFPNPYQYISSIDYNPRDNQLYVWNNYNVLRYPLEFGPPDPTAGPQVTTQTSSTTPSRSFSSTSTPSTMRPLPATFHPIGAINKAPELRPITATVPVTRRPPRPRPRPPQEPELQEGCDPSVARGVQWPSAQRGETVERPCPKGSLGIASFQCQSSPVQWNPRGPDLSNCTSPWVNQVAQKIKSGENAANIASELVNHTRSRIHAGDVSSSVRLIEQLLDILDAQLQPLRPGNKESATRNYNKLQKRERTCRAYIQAVVQTVDNLLRVEALDAWRDMNSSEQAHTATMLLDVMEKGAFLLANNMYDTRFSDHAPNVDLEVHILNTDMDPQDLAFPQRSSGESSILLPASTVKQYSRNGQVKVVFLLYKNLGAFLSTENATVKMEVESGPGTGPWRRSLAVNTHVIAASINKESSRVFLTVPVVFTLKHLQLENHFSPNCSFWNYSERSMTGQWSSQGCKMLATNSTHTTCSCSHLTNFAVLMVQHEPSYQDQMHEVLLVVITWVGIVISLVCLAICISTFCFLRGLQTDRNTIHKNLCINLFIAELLFLIGINKTQYQIACPIFAGLLHFFFLAAFSWMCLEGVQLYLMLVEVFESEYSRKKYYYLCGYCFPALVVGISAAIDYRSYGTRKACWLRVDNYFVWSFIGPVSFIIMLNLVFLMVTLHKMVRNSSALKPDSSRLDNIKSSALGAVTLLFLLGLTWAFGLLFINEKTVIMAYLFTTFNAFQGMFIFIFHCALQKKVHKEYSKCLRHSYCCGRSSNSSAHGSLKNSALRTNNRYYTSSQARHAAAHRQSRIRRMWNDTVRKQTESSFMAGDINSTPTLNRVGTFRDPKSTLARNRDHGGMETLPLNGNFNNSYSLRAGVAGPGGQGGSCDFLSGGSDESPPPLLNQRGAETLGGIRRNLSDAAAFEKMIISELVHNNLRQGGGERIGGTLARGRTTGVVVGTGAGAGSSAGAGVDRPTAAEQETEDDGQRHRTPQDVELLYKALEEPLLLQRAQSVLYQSDAEESESYMNDSNESHGHSAAATAADTGPDSPARDSLYTSITNLRDSSYPDSSPDELYYSSGRPALGSAMHTFYPTPPTRPVADAQTHGHTHNPPEPPHTEGDGQMQLVTSL; this is encoded by the exons TTTTTGTATGTCCAGGGACTCTGTTAAGGATTCAGGCAGCGAGTTCCCAGCAGGAGGCGGGGCATCAGTCAGGGGCGTGGTGTAAGGACCCGTTGCAGTCAGGTGACCGGCTGTATGTCATGCCCTGGACTCCGTACCGGACAGACAACCTGTACGAATACGCATCATGGGACGACTTTACGCAGAACCGCCTCACCACCACctataa gctgCCTAATCGGGTGGATGGTACAGGCTTCGTGGTGTACGATGGTGCCGTCTTTTACAACAAGGAGCGAACGCGGAACATCGTCAAGTACGACCTGCGCACACGCATCAAAAGCGGCGAGGCCATTATCGCCAACGCCAACTACCACGACACCTCGCCATACCGCTGGGGCGGGAAATCCGACATCGACCTGGCTGTGGATGAGAATGGCCTGTGGGTCATCTATGCCACTGAGAGCAACAACGGACGCCTGGTGGTCAGTCAG GTGAACCCATACACGCTGCGCTTCGAGGGCACATGGGAGACAAGTTTCGACAAGCGTCTGGCGTCCAACGCCTTTATGGCTTGTGGCGTTCTGTACGCCGTGAGGTCCGTGTACCAGGACGACGACAGTGAGGCAGGCGGGGATCTGGTGCTGTACGCCTACAACACCAACCGCAACCAGGAGGAGCCTGTGCACATCATCTTCCCCAATCCGTACCAGTACATCTCCTCCATCGACTACAACCCCCGCGACAACCAGCTCTACGTCTGGAACAACTACAATGTGCTGCGCTACCCGCTCGAGTTCGGACCTCCCGACCCCACCGCAG GACCGCAAGTCACCACTCAGACATCCAGCACCACGCCATCCCGGTCCTTTTCGTCCACATCCACCCCGTCCACCATGCGCCCGCTCCCTGCCACCTTTCACCCCATCGGCGCCATAAACAAAGCCCCGGAACTGCGCCCCATCACCGCTACGGTGCCCGTGACCCGCCGGCCCCCACGCCCACGTCCACGCCCACCTCAGGAGCCCGAGCTGCAGGAGGGGTGTGACCCGAGCGTAGCACGAGGCGTCCAGTGGCCCAGCGCACAGAGGGGTGAGACGGTCGAACGGCCCTGCCCTAAAGGATCGCTGG GCATTGCATCATTCCAGTGCCAGTCCTCCCCGGTCCAATGGAACCCACGAGGTCCTGACCTCAGTAACTGCACCTCTCCTTGGGTCAACCAGGTCGCTCAGAAG atcaagAGCGGTGAGAATGCGGCAAACATCGCCAGTGAGTTAGTAAACCACACACGGAGCCGGATCCATGCCGGAGACGTCAGCTCGTCTGTTCGTCTCATCGAGCAGCTGCTGGACATCCTGGATGCTCAGCTTCAACCTCTGAGACCCGGAAACAAGGAATCAGCCACCCGCAACTACAACAag ctacagaagagagagaggaccTGCCGAGCATATATACAG gctgtgGTACAGACAGTAGATAATCTGCTGCGTGTGGAAGCTCTAGACGCTTGGAGAGATATGAACAGCAGCGAGCAGGCTCACACTGCCACCATGCTGCTGGACGTGATGGAGAAAGGAGCCTTCCTGCTCGCCAACAACATGTACGACACACGCTTTAGTGACCACGCCCCCAACGTTG atctggAGGTTCACATACTGAACACAGACATGGATCCTCAGGATCTGGCGTTCCCTCAGAGGAGCTCCGGGGAGAGCAGCATCCTTCTACCGGCCTCCACTGTCAAACAGTACAGCCGCAACG GTCAGGTGAAGGTCGTCTTTTTGCTTTATAAGAATCTGGGAGCGTTCCTCTCCACCGAGAACGCCACAGTGAAGATGGAGGTGGAGTCAGGACCAGGGACAGGGCCTTGGAGGCGGAGCTTAGCCGTCAACACACATGTCATTGCCGCGTCAATCAACAAGGAGTCGAGCCGAGTGTTTCTAACCGTGCCTGTGGTGTTCACCTTGAAACACCTGcag ctggagAACCACTTCAGCCCGAACTGTTCTTTCTGGAACTACTCGGAGCGCTCGATGACGGGTCAGTGGTCGTCTCAGGGCTGTAAGATGTTGGCCACCAAcagcacacacaccacctgctcCTGCTCTCATCTCACCAACTTCGCTGTGCTTATGGTGCAGCACGAGCCCAGt taCCAGGATCAGATGCATGAGGTGCTGCTGGTTGTGATCACATGGGTGGGGATCGTCATCTCGTTGGTGTGCCTGGCCATTTGcatctccaccttctgcttccTGAGAGGCCTGCAGACAGACCGCAACACCATCCACAAGAACCTGTGCATCAACCTCTTCATCGCCGAGCTTCTCTTCCTCATCGGCATCAACAAAACGCAGTACCAG ATCGCGTGTCCCATCTTCGCCGGCCTGCTGCACTTCTTCTTCCTGGCTGCGTTCTCGTGGATGTGCCTGGAAGGTGTGCAGCTCTACCTGATGTTGGTGGAGGTTTTTGAGAGCGAGTATTCCCGGAAGAAGTACTACTACCTGTGTGGTTACTGCTTCCCCGCGCTGGTGGTCGGAATCTCGGCGGCCATCGACTACCGCAGCTACGGGACCAGGAAGGC gtgctggCTGCGGGTTGATAACTACTTCGTGTGGAGCTTCATCGGCCCCGTGTCCTTCATCATCATG CTGAACTTGGTGTTCCTGATGGTCACGCTTCACAAGATGGTTCGCAACTCATCGGCCCTCAAACCCGACTCCAGCCGTCTGGACAACATCAA GTCCTCGGCTCTCGGTGCTGTCACTCTGCTCTTCCTCCTGGGCCTCACCTGGGCTTTTGGGCTCCTCTTCATCAACGAGAAGACGGTCATCATGGCGTACCTGTTCACCACCTTCAACGCCTTCCAGGGCatgttcatcttcatcttccacTGCGCCCTGcagaaaaag gtccaTAAGGAGTACAGTAAGTGTTTGCGCCACTCTTACTGCTGCGGGCGCTCGTCCAACTCCAGCGCTCACGGCTCGCTGAAAAACTCAGCGCTTCGCACCAACAACCGCTATTACACCAGCAGCCAGGCCCGCCACGCTGCAGCACACCGACag agCCGAATCCGTCGCATGTGGAATGACACGGTAAGGAAGCAGACCGAGTCGTCCTTCATGGCAGGAGACATTAATAGCACTCCTACCCTCAACCGAG TTGGAACCTTCCGTGATCCAA AGAGCACTCTGGCTAGGAATCGGGACCATGGTGGAATGGAGACACTGCCACTGAATGGCAATTTCAACAACAGCTACTCGCTGCGTGCCGGAGTTGCTGGACCAGGGGGGCAAGGCGGTAGCTGCGACTTCCTCAGCGGTGGATCAGATGAGAGTCCGCCTCCTTTGCTGAATCAACGTGGTGCAGAGACACTGGGAGGGATCCGGCGCAACCTGTCAGATGCGGCCGCCTTCGAGAAGATGATCATTTCCGAGCTGGTGCACAACAACCTGCGACAAGGAGGCGGCGAGAGAATCGGTGGTACCCTAGCGCGAGGGCGAACGACTGGAGTGGTTGTTGGGACAGGAGCTGGGGCAGGGTCGAGTGCGGGAGCAGGAGTTGATCGGCCGACTGCTGCCGAACAGGAAACCGAGGATGATGGCCAGCGACACCGAACACCGCAGGACGTGGAGCTGTTATACAAGGCTCTGGAGGAGCCTTTGCTTTTGCAGCGTGCCCAGTCAGTTCTCTATCAGAGTGATGCAGAGGAGAGTGAAAGCTACATGAACGACTCGAACGAGAGCCATGGACATAGTGCAGCTGCCACGGCTGCCGACACAGGTCCGGACTCCCCCGCCCGGGACTCTCTGTACACCAGCATTACCAACCTGCGAGACTCATCGTACCCAGACAGCAGCCCTGATGAGCTCTACTACAGCTCGGGCAGACCCGCACTAGGCAGTGCCATGCACACCTTCTACCCAACGCCCCCGACAAGGCCTGTAGCCGATGCCCAAACCCACGGCCACACCCACAATCCCCCGGAGCCACCACACACCGAGGGGGACGGACAGATGCAGCTGGTCACCAGTCTGTGA